TGGGAAGCAAGGTCGCCATCACGAGCGATACGCCGCAGACCACGCGCCACCGCCTGCGGGCCGTGATCAACCGCGACGACGCCCAGGTCGTGCTCGTCGACACCCCCGGACTGCACAAGCCGCACGACGCGCTCGGCGAGGAACTCAACAAGAGCGCGCTCAAGTCGCTTGAAGATGTCGACGTGGTGGCGATGCTCGTGGACGCCACCAAGCCCGTCGGCGGCGGCGACCGGTGGGTGGGCGAGCATGTGGCGCGGGCGCGGGGGGTGGCCCACCGCATCCTCGTCATCACCAAGGCCGATATCGCCAGCGCCGAGCAGGTAGAGTCCCAGCTGGTAGCCGCACGCAAGCTCGCCACCTTTGAGGAAGAGGTCGTCCTCTCGGCGGTCGAGGGGTTCAACATGGAGGGCTTCTACGAGTCGGTTCTGCGCTTCCTTCCCGAGGGCCCGCGCTGGTTTCCTGCAGACATGCCCACCGACCAATCGCTCGAAGTCATGATCGCCGAGTTCGTGCGCGAGAAGATTCTGCGAACCACCTTCGACGAAGTCCCCCACGCCGTCGGCGTGCAGGTTGAGGAGCTGGAGAGCTTTCCCCGGAAGAATCTCACCAAGATCTGGGCGGTCATATACGTGGAACGCGCCAGCCAGAAGGGCATCATCATCGGAAAGGGAGGCGAGGCGATCAAGTTGATCGGTTCGCAGGCCCGTGTGGATCTCGAGCGCCTTATCGGCACGCAAGTGTTCCTGGAGTTGACGGTCAAGGTCAAGAAGGACTGGCGTCGAGACGCCTCGCAGATTCGACGATTCGGGTACGGGGAGGGGCTGTGAGTTCGGTGGACGTAGTCACGCTGGCACACGCTATCGATCAGACACTCCTGAAGCCGACCGTGGGCATGCAAGCGGCGGCCGAGTGGATGGAGGGCTCGCGCACCCGGGGTTTCGCCACCCTGTGTGTCTCGCCGTTCCTCGTCCCTCTTGCCGCTCAGCGTCTAGCCGGTGGCGTCACCGCTGTGTGCTCGGTTGCGGGGTTCCCGCTGGGCTATGCGCTGACCGAGACGAAGGTCGAGGAGTCCATTCACCTGGTCGAGCTGGGGTGCGCGGAGGTTGACATGGTGATGAACATCGCCGCGTTCCTCGAGGGCGAGCACGAGTACGTGCGCGATGACATCGAGGCCGTCGTCAGAGCCGTTGATGAGGCCAGCGAGGGGTCCGGTCTGGTGAAGGTGATCCTTGAGACGGGACACCTCGATGAGGACCAGGTCGCGCGTGCCAGCGCCCTGTGTGCCTCTGCCGGGGCGGCTTTCGTGAAGACCTCGACGGGGTTCGGTCCGCGGGGGGCATCGGCCCGCGACGTCGAGATCATGCGCGCCGAGGTCGGGCCGGAGCTTGGCGTGAAGGCCGCCGGCGGCATCCGCGATCTGGATACCGCATTCGAGATGCTCGATGCGGGCGCCAACCGACTAGGTACGTCGAATGGTATCGAGATCCTTACTCAGGCCGCCGCGCGCGGGCTCTGACGGCTTCACTCACTGAGCGCCGATGCCAGCCTATCCCCTGACCGCTCTGGTGCTGCGCAAGACCAAGCTCGGCGAGACTGACGTGATTCTCACGCTCATGGCGAGCGACGGCACTCAGGTCCGCGCGGTCGCCAAGGGGCTGCGCAAGCCGGGGTCACGATTCGGCGCCCGCCTCGAGCCCTATAGCGTGGTCGATCTGCTGCTGCATACCGGCCGGTCTCTTGAGACCATCTCCGAGGCCCGCACCGTGGTTGCACACGCCGGGCTGCGCGAGGACATCGAGCGCTCCGCCGCCGCAGCGGTCGTCGCAGACGTGCTCGACAAGATCGCGGTCGAGCGGCAGACGGAGCCCCGACTCTTCGGCCTGGCGTCGGCCACGCTGGACGCGATGGAATCGTGCGAGCCCGAGGCCGTTCACGCGCTCGTCGTCGCGTTCCTGCTCAAGGCGATGGCGATGCACGGCTACCGCCCTGAGCTCGAGTCGTGCGCAGCGTGTGCCTGTGCCGCGACTGACGGGGGCACGTTCTCGGTAGCGCACGGTGGCGCGCTGTGCCCCGCTTGCGGTGAGCTCGACCCGAGCGCACTGCGCGCGCCCGATGAGGCTCGCGCCTGGATGGCGCACCTTCTGGCTTCGACGATGGCTGACATCGCCGCCGATCCTCCTCCACCCGCAGCGGTGTCTGACTGCTTCGTCCTCGTACGCGCCTTCATCAGCTACCACCTGCCGGCCCGATTGAGGGCTTTGGACTACTACGCGGGCATGCTGGGGTAGGCACAAAGGGTCATGTAAGATGTTCCGACACCCTCAGGCGAGGGGTTCGCGATCATGTCACGAGGGAGAATCGGAACCATGGGTACGCTGACCTTCCAGGACATCATTCTGGGTCTGTCACGCTACTGGGCCGACCAGGGATGCGTTGTTCTGCAGCCCTACGATACCGAGGTGGGTGCCGGTACGTTTCACCCGGCCACGACGCTGCGATCGTTAGGTCCCGACTCGTGGTACACGGCCTATGTGCAGCCTTCGCGGCGCCCCACCGACGGACGGTACGGCGAGAACCCCAACCGCCTGCAGCACTACTACCAGTACCAGGTCATCCTCAAGCCGAGCCCGGACAACGTGCTCGACCTGTACTTCGACTCCCTGCGCGCCATCGGTATCGAGCCTGCGGAGCACGATATCCGCCTTGTGGAAGACGATTGGGAGTCTCCGACACTGGGCGCCTGGGGTCTGGGGTGGGAGGTCTGGCTCAACGGCATGGAGTGCACGCAGTTCACCTATTTCCAGCAGGTGGGCGGGTTCGAGTGCCGCCCCGTTCCCGCTGAGATCACCTACGGAATCGAGCGCCTCGCCATGTACATCCAGGGAGTGGACAGCGTCTACGACCTTGTGTGGTCCAAGGCTCCTGACGGGACGGTTTTCACCTACGGGGACGTGTTCTTGCGAAACGAACAGCAGTACTCCGCATACAACTTCGAGGTGGCCGATGTGGACATGCTGCTCTCGCTGTTCACCACGTACGAAGGCGAGTGCAAGCGCACTCTGGATGCCGGCTACGTCCTTCCCGCGTACGACTACGTGCTCAAGTGCAGCCACGCCTTCAACCTGCTCGACGCGCGCGGCGCTATCAGTGTCACCGAGCGTCAGGGCTACATACTGCGCGTACGCGCACTGGCCAAAGCGTGCTGCGCGGCCTACATCGATCTCATCGCGCCCCCGCAGGACGACGATGCCCGCGATGCGGAAGCATCGAAGGGTGGTGATGCATCGTGAGCGCCCGTCAGCTTGTCTTCGAGATCGGCACCGAGGAACTTCCTTCAAGCGCCGTGTACGCGGCCATCGAGCAGCTGCAGGTGGCCATACCCAAGGCGCTTGATGATGCGCGCCTCGGCTACGACGGAATCGCGGTGCTGGCGTCGCCGCGCCGCCTTGCGGTTCTTGTGACCGACCTGTCCGAACAGCAGTCAGACGCAGTGACCGTGGCGAAGGGCCCCTCGGCCAAGGCCGCGTTCGGTGCGGATGGTGCCCCGACACCCGCGGCCATCGGGTTCGCCCGTGGTAAGGGTGTGGATGTCAGTGCGCTTGAGGTTCGCTCAGACGAGAGCGGCGAGTATGTCTACGCCACGGTCGAGACGACCGGCGGACCCACGAGCGAGGTTCTCCCGGGGCTGCTTTCCCGGGTAGCCGAGAACCTCGAGTGGGCGAAAGCGCAGCGGTGGGGACACGGCACCGCGCGTTTCCCGCGGCCGGTGCGTTGGCTGTTGTGCCTGTACGGCACCGACGTGATCGAGGTCGCCTTCGCAGGACTCACCTCAGGACGCACGACGTACGGGCATCGCTTCTTGCGGCCGGAGCCGATCGAGCTCACTGCCGCGTGGGAGTACACCGAGAAGCTCGAGGCGGGATGCGTGCTGGTGGATCACGAGCTCAGGGCGAAGGTTCTACGCGAGGGTATCGCTGCTGCGGCGACAGAGCATGACGCGCGAGCCGTGGTTCCCGACAAGACCTTTGCCGAGGTGGTCAATCTGGTGGAGTGGCCCACGGTGGCCGTCGGCACGTTCGATGAGGAGTTCCTTGAGGTACCGCGCGAGATGCTCGAGCACGCAATGGGCTCGCACCAGCGCTACTTTCCCCTGGAGCGCGCCGACGGCTCGCTCGACAATCGGTTCCTCGTCGCTCACAACGGGGCGCCGGGCCAGACGGTGTCGATCGTGCGCGGTCACGAGCGGGTGATCCGCGCGCGCCTGTCGGATGCGGCATTCTTCTACCGTGAGGATCTGGCGGTGCCGCTTGAGCAGTGGCTGACGCGCCTCGACACGGTGGTGTTCCAGGAGAAGCTGGGCACCTCTGCCGACAAGGTGGCGCGCGTCGAGCGGCTGACGGCACGACTCGCCGTGATGGTGGATGCTCCTGCCGATGAGGCTGCGTTCGCCGTGCGCGCCGCGCACCTCGCCAAGGCCGATCTGGTGACGAACTGCGTCGTCGAGTTCACCGACCTGCAAGGGACCATGGGCCGCTACTACGCGCTGGCGGCGGGCGAAGAGGCGCAGGTTGCTGTGGCCATCGAAGAGCACTACCGCCCTCGTTTCGCGGGCGATGCGCCGCCCACGACGATCGCCGGCCGGCTCGTCTCCATCGCAGACAAGGCCGACACGATCTGTGGGATCTTCGCCGCGGGGATGCCTCCGAAGGGCACCTCGGATCCTTTTGCGCTCAGGCGAGCCGCCATCGGAATCCTGCAGATGATGATCTCGGGCACGCCGATCACGCTCCAGGTCCTCATCACCGAGGCGCTTGAGCCACTGAGCTCCTCCGTCGTGTTCGACACCGACGCAGTGGGCAGCGCCGTGAGGGAGTTTCTCGTCGGGCGATTCGAGACGATTCTGCGCGATCGGGGTCATGCCTACGACACGGTGAGCGCGGTGCTTGCGGTGGCTGCCGACGATCCGGCGGACGCACTGGCTCGTTGCGAGGCGCTCACGTCGTTTCGCGCGTCGAGCGATGCCATGGAGAACCTGTCAGTCGCGTTCACTCGTGCGAGGAATCTAGCCAAGCCAGAACTCGGCGTTGCCTACGAGCGAGAGATCATGGGTGCTGAGGAGATCGCGCTCGCCGACGCGCTCGACAGTGCCGGGGCCGAAGCGGACCAGCTCGTTGAACAGCGCGCGTACTCGGCGTTGCTCGACTCCTACGCCGGTCTTCGTACACCGATCGATGCGTTCTTCGAGGCTGTTCTGGTCATGGACGAGGACGTCCAGAAGCGGGAGAACCGCTTGAGGCTTCTCAACCGCTTCGTCGCCCTCTTCGAGACGTTCGCCGATTTCGGGCGTCTGGCCGGCTGACGGTGCCCGAGTCGATCTCGATTCATGTGATTTCGGACTCGCTGGGCGAGACGGGCGAGATGGTCGCGCGCGCAGCCGCTGCTCAGTTTGCCGAGAACGCCTTCATAATCGAACGTTTGACCAAGATCCACACGGCCGAGCAGCTTCGCGAAGAGGTCAGGTCCCACTGCGGACATCACTGCATCTTCTTCTACACGCTGGTGGATGCGTCGCTTCGCGCCGAGATGGAGCAGTTGTGCGCAGAGGGCGTCAACGGAGTGGACCTGCTCGGACCTTCCGTCGTACTCATCGAACGCGTCACGGGTCTGGCCCCTACCGGCGAGGCCGGAGGGATTCGCAGGACCGATGCCGACTACTTCGACCGTATCGAGGCGATGGAGTTCGCTGTCAAGCACGATGACGGCAGAAATCCCGAGGGGCTTGCCGAGGCCGACATCGTGCTCATCGGTGTGTCGCGCACGAGCAAGACTCCCCTGTCGATGTATCTGGCGTTCAAGGGCTGGCGGGTGGCCAACATCCCGCTCGCGCCTGGCATGGCACCTCCGCCCGAGCTCTTCGAGGTCGATCCGAGGAAGGTCTTCGGGCTGGTCACCAGTGTTGACGTCCTGCTCGACATTCGCCAAGTACGCATGCGAGAGATCGGCGCAGTCGTCCGGGGCTACGCTGAGCGCGAGGCGGTGGAGAAGGAGCTCGAGGAGGCGCGTGCGCTGATGAGGTGTATCGGGTGCATCGTCGTCCACACCGACAACCGCGCTGTCGAAGAGGCAGCGCAGGAGATCGTGCGCCAGGTGGAGGGCGGCCAGAGGGTAGGGGACTGAAGAGACAACGGCCGCAGGCCGCGTTCGGCGCGTTACACGTTGGAAACGACTACGGTATGATTCGAGGTCACGCTGGCCCCGAACGGATGAGGGAGATAACGTTGTCCGAGACCAAGCGCGTGTTCGCATTCGGTGGGGGGACCACTGAGGGCAACAAGTCCATGAAGTTCATACTCGGCGGCAAGGGTGCGAACCTGGCCGAGATGGCCAACATGGGTCTGCCCGTTCCGCCCGGCTTCACCATCACCTGTCAGGCATGCATGGAGTACTACCACGCCACGCCCCCGGCGTTTCCCGCCGGGTTGTCTGAGGAGATCGCCGCCCACGTGGCTGCCCTTGAGGCCAAGATGGGCAAGCGCCTTGGGGACGACAACGACCCTCTGCTCGTGTCGGTGCGCTCGGGCTCACCGTTCTCGATGCCGGGCATGATGGACACGGTTCTCAACCTGGGGCTCAACGACACCTCAATTCAGGGGCTGATCGCGCAGACGGGCAACGAGCGTTTCGCGTGGGACAGCTACCGGCGTTTCATCCAGATGTTCTCCAAGGTGGTGCTCGACGTCGAGGGAGACCTCTTCGAGAACGCCATCACTCGGATGAAACTGGACTGCGGCGCCGCGAGCGATACCGACCTGTCTTCCGAGCACCTTCGCGAACTGGTGGATACCTTCAAGGCCATCGTCTCGAAGCATGTTTCGGCTGACGCGTTCCCGTCGCTTGCCGTCGGCGGCACGGTCGCCTTCCCGCAAGACGTGGCTTCGCAGCTTCACCTTTCGATCGAGGCGGTCTTCAGAAGCTGGATGAACGATCGGGCGGTCTACTACCGCCAGATGGAGAAGATCGCCGATGACCTCGGCACCGCCGTCAACGTCCAGACGATGGTCTTCGGCAACAAGGGCGAGACCTCCGCAACCGGCGTCGGCTTCACGCGCAACCCGGCCGACGGCACCAACGAGTACTACGGTGACTTCCTCACCAACGCGCAGGGCGAAGATGTCGTTGCCGGCATCCGCATCACGCGTCCAATCAGCGAGCTCAAGACGGTAGCGGGACTCGAGGCGGCCGGCGTTGAGCTCGACGGGGTGTTCGCTAAGCTCGAGTCTGAGTACCGCGACATGTGCGACATCGAGTTCACCATCGAGCAGGGCACGCTGTGGATGCTCCAGACCCGCGTGGGCAAGCGGACCGCGCGCGCTGCGCTCAAGGTGGCTATCGACATGGTCAAGGAAGGCATGATCACGCGCGAGGAAGCCGTCACGCGCATCGATCCGAGCCAGCTCGATCAGCTCCTTCACCCTCAGTTCGACACGAAGGCCACCTACGACGTGGTTGCCAAGGGGCTCAATGCGAGTCCGGGTGCCGCGGTGGGCGAGGTCGTGTTCTCGAGCCCCGATGCGGTGGCCGCTAAAGCCGAGGGTCGAAAGGCGATTCTCGTACGGTGGGAGACCAACCCCGACGATCTGGCGGGCATGGACGCGGCGCAGGGCATCTTGACGAGCCACGGCGGCAAGACGAGCCATGCGGCGGTCGTCGCTCGCGGCATGGGCAAGCCCTGTGTGTGCGGCGTCGAGAAGCTCAAGATCGATGCCGAGGCCAAGGTGGCCCGCTTCGCCGGCTCCGACGTCGAGTTGCACGAGGGTGACCTGATCTCAATCGACGGCACGACCGGAATCGTCGTTCTGGGTGCGGTCTCTCTGGTCGAGCCGGAGGTCACGGGCGACTTCGACGAGATCCTGGCGTGGGCCGATGAGTTCCGTACGATGGGCGTTCGCGCCAATGCCGATACGCCTGACGACGCGGCCCTCGGCCGCAAGTTCGGTGCGGCAGGTATCGGACTGTGCCGAACCGAGCACATGTTCCTGGGCGACCGCAAGGACATCCTCCAGCGCTTCATCCTCGCCGAAGAGGGCGACGGCGTACGCGATCAAGCCCTCAAGGAGCTCTTGGATGCGCAGGTCGGCGACTTCCTCGGGATCTTCGAGGCTATGGACGGCCTGCCTGTCACCGTTCGTCTGCTCGACCCGCCGCTGCACGAGTTCCTCGACTCTCCGCGCGAGCTGGAGGTCGAGATCGTGCGCGCCGAACTGTCGGGCGCGCCGGCAGCTGAGCTGGTGGCTAAGCGCAAGCTCCTCGCGCAGATCGACTCGATGGTCGAGATGAACCCCATGCTGGGCTTGCGCGGATGCCGTTTGGGCATCATGCATCCCGAGCTGTACGCGATGCAGGTTCGGGCTATCACGATCGCCACGTGCGAGCTCAAGAAGGCCGGCAAGGACCCGCGCCCCGAGATCATGATCCCGCTTGTCAGCGTCAAGGCGGAGCTCGAGATGCTGCGGGCCGAGAGCGTACAGGTCATCGCCGATGTCTCCGCCGAGCAGGGCGTCGCTGTGGACATCCCGATCGGGACCATGATCGAGCTGCCGCGGGCGGCTGTGACCGCTGATGAGATCGGTGAAGTGGCCGACTTCTTCAGCTTCGGCACCAACGACCTCACTCAGACCACGTTCGGCTTCTCGCGCGACGACATCGAGAGCAAGTTCCTGCCGCGATACCTGGAGCGCAAGGTGCTTCTCCGCAACCCGTTCGAGACGATCGACGACGGCGTGGCCACGATGGTCAAGATCGGATGCGAGAAGGGCCGCAGCGTCAATCCCACGATCAAACTGGGAGTGTGTGGCGAACACGGTGGAGACCCGGAATCCGTGCACATCTTCTTCGAGATCGGGCTCGACTATGTGAGCTGCTCACCCTACCGGGTGCCGCTGGCCAGGTTGGCGGCCGCCCAAGCCGCTCTGCAGGCCGGGGGAGCGGGTAACGCGTAGAGAATCAATGGAAGGGCCCGGCCACACAGCCGGGCCCTTCGTGCAAGAGGGGACTGACGTGAGAGGCACGAGGCTTTGGCAGGCGGCGGGATCGCCCCTCATTCAAGGGCGCTCGCGTGCCTTCGTGCCGTACTGGCGTCATTTCGTGTTTGCGCTCGCTGCCTGCGGTGTCATAGTCGCCGTGTACGATGTGGCGACGTCCGCTGGTCCCCAGATGTCGCTCGAAGGCTTCCTTTCGGTCGGTGCCTCCCTGGTGGCTGGGCTCGCGTACGGGTTCGTTCCCGCGGCGGTCTCGGTAGGGATCTTCCGTCGACTGAACACGCGCCACGTCTGGTTTGCCGCGGGACTGTTCTCCGCCGTGCTGGTCGGCGCGGCGCGACTGGTGTGGCCGCTGTGACGTTTCGGCCCGCTCGTTTCGCGTGACCGCTCTAGAAAGGGATCGATCGCTGATGACCATACGTGCGACATGGGAGGCCCGCGAGCGCGCGACGCTCTCGGTGAGGGCCGCGTTCTCGGACGCCACGCGGGGGCGCGAGCGCCCGGTGGGCGAGGACACCTACCGCACCGACTTCCAGCGCGATCGCGACCGCATCATCCACTGCAAGGCGTTTCGGCGCCTCTCGCACAAGACGCAGGTCTTCCTGGCGCCTGAAGGCGACCACTACCGGACCCGACTCACACACACCCTGGAGGTCGCTCAGATCGCGCGGTCGATCGCCCGTGCATTGCGGCTGAACGAGGACCTCACGGAGGCCATCGCGCTGGGTCACGACCTGGGGCACACCCCCTTCGGTCACACGGGTGAGGACGCGCTGTGCCACGCGCTTGAGGAGATCGGGGACGTCTACCCCTGCGTCCCGCATCCGTTCAAGCACAACCTCCAGAGCCTGCGCATCGTAGAGCACCTCGAGTACGAGGGGCGGGGGCTGAATCTCACGTGGGAGGTCCGAAACGGCATCCGTTGCCACACCGGCTCGGAACGCGCGGCCACTCTTGAGGGCCAGATCGTCGCCATCGCGGACCGCATCGCCTACGTCAATCACGACGTCGACGACGCGATCAGGGCCGGCGTGCTGACCGAAGAAGAACTGCCGGCCCGACCCACGGACGTCTTGGGGCACACTCATGCTCAGCGCATAACGACGCTGGTCGAGGACCTCGTCGCGACGAGCGAGGATTCCGACGTCATCACCATGAGCGACCCCGTGATGTCTGCGATGCTCGAGCTCCGGAGCTTCCTCTTCGACAACGTCTATCTCTCCAGCGCGGCCAAAGCCGAGGAGCCCAAAGCGTATGGCGTCGTGCGGACGCTGTTCGCGCACTACCTCGCGAACCCGGGCGATCTGCCGGTGGACGAACAGCCGGATGACGACGACGGGCTGGTGCAGGCGGTCACTGATTATGTCTCGGGTATGACGGACCGCTTCGCCATCCGAACCTTCCAAGAGATCATGGTGCCCAGCCGCTGGCGGGCGTGAGTGTGTTTCTTCTGTGTTGCCGCACCATGGACGGTCGTATATCATCGCGTGAGCATCGAGGGGCGGAGCGCATAGACGCGCTTGCGCATGCAACAACCGGGAAGGGAGACGCACATTCATGGCTGATTGGATAGCATGGCTCGCGCCCGCATCCGCTGCACTGGGAATCGGGGTCGCGATCTACTTGGCGACTTGGGTTCTCAAGCAGGATCCGGGCAACGAGAAGATGCAGGAGATCTCGAAGGCGACACAGGAGGGCGCACTGGCGTTCCTGCTGCGTGAGTATCGAGTCCTTGCGATCTTCGCGATCGTGGTCGCGGTCATCATCGTGGTCGTTCCCGCGATGCCGCCGCTCACAGCGGTCGCATTCCTGACAGGAGCCATCCTGTCCGCGGCTGCCGGCTACTTCGGCATGTACGTCGCGACCAGGGCGAACGCCCGTACCGCGCAGGCGGCAACCGAGGGCATCCACAAGGCCCTCAACGTCGCCTTCCGTTCCGGTCTTACGATGGGACTCACCGTAGCCTCCTTCGGGCTGGGTGGTATCTCACTGTGGATCATCACCATGCTCCTCACCGGGACGAATCCGGCCGAGAACGTCTTCATCGTCAACGGCTTCGCGATGGGCGCGAGCTCGATCGCGCTGTTCGCGCGTGTGGGTGGCGGTATCTACACGAAGGCGGCTGACGTCGGCGCCGACCTCGTGGGCAAGGTCGAGGCCGGTATCCCCGAGGACGATCCGCGCAACCCTGCAGTCATCGCCGACAACGTCGGTGACAACGTCGGCGATGTGGCCGGCATGGGCGCCGACCTGTTCGAGTCGTTCGTGGGCTCGATCCTGGCGCCGGTCGTCCTTGCGATCTCGCTGTGGGGCATGACCACCGGGTTCGATTCCATGGACTTCCGCTACGGCGCCACCGCGCCGCTGCTGATCGCCGCTGTCGGCATCGTGACGTCGATCTTCGGCCTGTTCGCCGTCCGCGCCAAGGAAGGTGCCAACCTTCACGAGGCGCTCAACATGGGCACCTACGTGGCGGCCACCCTCCAGCTGGGTGCCATGGGCTTCCTGTTCTGGCACTGGTCCAGCCGTGAGGGCTCAGACCCCGCCCGCATGTGGTTCTTCGGCGCGGTCGTCGCGGGCCTTGCCGCCGGTATCGCCATCGGCAAGATCACCGAGTACTTCTGCTCGGATCACTTCCGTCCCACTCAGAAGATCGCTGAGGCGTCCGAGACCGGGGCGGCTACGAACATCATCGCGGGTCTGGGTACCGGCATGATGTCCACCGCTGCGCCGATCTTCGTCGTGTGCGCCGGCATCATCGTCTCGTTCCTCGCTGGTGAAGCCGCAGCCCCGGGCGGCGGCATCTACGGCATCGGCCTCGCCGCGCTGGGTATGCTCTCGATCATCGCCATCACGGTGGGCGTGGACGCCTACGGCCCCGTCGCCGACAACGCCGGCGGTATCGCCGAGATGGCGCACATGGGTCCGGAGATCCGCAAGATCACCGACTCGCTCGACAGCGTCGGCAACACGACGGCCGCCATCGCCAAGGGCTTCGCGATCGGCTCGGCCGGTCTCACCGCCCTGGCGCTGTTCGTGGCGTTCCGCACGCAGCTCGCCGCCGGCGGTATCGTGATGAACATGGGACTCGACAATCCGTACGTCATCGTGGGCCTGTTCATCGGTGGCATGCTGCCGTTCCTCTTCGGCGCTCTGACGATGAACGCTGTGGGCCGCGCGGCCTTCTCGATGATCGAGGAAGTCCGCCGCCAGTTCCGCGAGATTCCCGGCATCATGGAAGGCACCGGCAAGCCGGACTACGCCGCCTGTGTCGACATCTCGACCAAGGCCTCCCTGCGCGAGATGGTCGTCCCCGGCGTCATCGCCGTGGCCGCTCCGCTCCTTGTGGGTATGGTCTCGGTGGACATGCTCACCGGTCTTCTCGCTGGATCGCTGGTGACAGGATTCCTGCTGGCAATCTTCATGGCCAACGCCGGTGGCGCGTGGGACAACGCGAAGAAGTACATCGAGGGTGGCAAGCACGGCGGCAAGGGCTCTGATGCCCATAAGGCCGCCGTCGTCGGCGACACCGTGGGCGATCCGTTCAAGGACACCTCCGGTCCGTCGATGAACATCCTCATCAAGCTCATGACCGTCGTGAGTTTGGTCTTCGTGCCCCTGTTCATCTCCTTGGGTGGCGGGTTCCTGGGCCGCTAGATCTGCGTAACCAGTACTGCTGATCGCCGGGTGCTCCCGGGTGCCGCGAGGTGCCCGGGAGCCTCGTCGTCTCGACGGGCGGGTGTGTAGGTGCGCTGCGCCCGGGGAACGGTGACATGTGAGAGGGGGTCGAGTGGGTCGCATCAGTGACGAAGACGTCGCGCGCGTGCGTGATGCCACTGACCTTGTCTCGCTCGTCGCAGAGCGCGTGCCTCTGAAGCAGAAAGGGCGTCTGTTCTGGGGCAACTGCCCGTTCCACGGCGAGAAGACGCCGAGCTTCAAGGTTGATCCGGGGCGGCAGGA
This genomic stretch from Coriobacteriia bacterium harbors:
- the ppdK gene encoding pyruvate, phosphate dikinase, translating into MSETKRVFAFGGGTTEGNKSMKFILGGKGANLAEMANMGLPVPPGFTITCQACMEYYHATPPAFPAGLSEEIAAHVAALEAKMGKRLGDDNDPLLVSVRSGSPFSMPGMMDTVLNLGLNDTSIQGLIAQTGNERFAWDSYRRFIQMFSKVVLDVEGDLFENAITRMKLDCGAASDTDLSSEHLRELVDTFKAIVSKHVSADAFPSLAVGGTVAFPQDVASQLHLSIEAVFRSWMNDRAVYYRQMEKIADDLGTAVNVQTMVFGNKGETSATGVGFTRNPADGTNEYYGDFLTNAQGEDVVAGIRITRPISELKTVAGLEAAGVELDGVFAKLESEYRDMCDIEFTIEQGTLWMLQTRVGKRTARAALKVAIDMVKEGMITREEAVTRIDPSQLDQLLHPQFDTKATYDVVAKGLNASPGAAVGEVVFSSPDAVAAKAEGRKAILVRWETNPDDLAGMDAAQGILTSHGGKTSHAAVVARGMGKPCVCGVEKLKIDAEAKVARFAGSDVELHEGDLISIDGTTGIVVLGAVSLVEPEVTGDFDEILAWADEFRTMGVRANADTPDDAALGRKFGAAGIGLCRTEHMFLGDRKDILQRFILAEEGDGVRDQALKELLDAQVGDFLGIFEAMDGLPVTVRLLDPPLHEFLDSPRELEVEIVRAELSGAPAAELVAKRKLLAQIDSMVEMNPMLGLRGCRLGIMHPELYAMQVRAITIATCELKKAGKDPRPEIMIPLVSVKAELEMLRAESVQVIADVSAEQGVAVDIPIGTMIELPRAAVTADEIGEVADFFSFGTNDLTQTTFGFSRDDIESKFLPRYLERKVLLRNPFETIDDGVATMVKIGCEKGRSVNPTIKLGVCGEHGGDPESVHIFFEIGLDYVSCSPYRVPLARLAAAQAALQAGGAGNA
- a CDS encoding deoxyguanosinetriphosphate triphosphohydrolase, with the protein product MTIRATWEARERATLSVRAAFSDATRGRERPVGEDTYRTDFQRDRDRIIHCKAFRRLSHKTQVFLAPEGDHYRTRLTHTLEVAQIARSIARALRLNEDLTEAIALGHDLGHTPFGHTGEDALCHALEEIGDVYPCVPHPFKHNLQSLRIVEHLEYEGRGLNLTWEVRNGIRCHTGSERAATLEGQIVAIADRIAYVNHDVDDAIRAGVLTEEELPARPTDVLGHTHAQRITTLVEDLVATSEDSDVITMSDPVMSAMLELRSFLFDNVYLSSAAKAEEPKAYGVVRTLFAHYLANPGDLPVDEQPDDDDGLVQAVTDYVSGMTDRFAIRTFQEIMVPSRWRA
- a CDS encoding sodium-translocating pyrophosphatase, whose protein sequence is MADWIAWLAPASAALGIGVAIYLATWVLKQDPGNEKMQEISKATQEGALAFLLREYRVLAIFAIVVAVIIVVVPAMPPLTAVAFLTGAILSAAAGYFGMYVATRANARTAQAATEGIHKALNVAFRSGLTMGLTVASFGLGGISLWIITMLLTGTNPAENVFIVNGFAMGASSIALFARVGGGIYTKAADVGADLVGKVEAGIPEDDPRNPAVIADNVGDNVGDVAGMGADLFESFVGSILAPVVLAISLWGMTTGFDSMDFRYGATAPLLIAAVGIVTSIFGLFAVRAKEGANLHEALNMGTYVAATLQLGAMGFLFWHWSSREGSDPARMWFFGAVVAGLAAGIAIGKITEYFCSDHFRPTQKIAEASETGAATNIIAGLGTGMMSTAAPIFVVCAGIIVSFLAGEAAAPGGGIYGIGLAALGMLSIIAITVGVDAYGPVADNAGGIAEMAHMGPEIRKITDSLDSVGNTTAAIAKGFAIGSAGLTALALFVAFRTQLAAGGIVMNMGLDNPYVIVGLFIGGMLPFLFGALTMNAVGRAAFSMIEEVRRQFREIPGIMEGTGKPDYAACVDISTKASLREMVVPGVIAVAAPLLVGMVSVDMLTGLLAGSLVTGFLLAIFMANAGGAWDNAKKYIEGGKHGGKGSDAHKAAVVGDTVGDPFKDTSGPSMNILIKLMTVVSLVFVPLFISLGGGFLGR